In Burkholderia lata, the DNA window TCCGGCGGCCGGACGATCCGGCTGCTACGCGCGCGGCGCAGCGCGGGACGTCACTTCTTGTAGTCGTAGTCGATCGTCAGCGGCGCATGATCGCTGAACTTGATGTCCTTGAAGATCGACGTGCTTTTCGCGGTGCCGGCCACACCCGGCGTCGCGATCTGGTAATCGATCCGCCACCCGACGTTCTTCGCATACGCCTGGCCGCGGTTGCTCCACCACGTGTACTGCTCGGCGCGCGGGTCGAGCGTGCGGAACACGTCGACATAGCCGACATCGTCGAACAGCTTCGTGAGCCATTCGCGCTCTTCCGGCAGGCAGCCCGAGTTCTTCTGGTTGCTCTTCCAGTTCTTGATGTCGATTTCCTTGTGGACGATGTTCACGTCGCCGCACAGGATCACCTCGCGCTTCTTCTTCAGCGCGGCGAGGTGCGGCATGAACTCGTCCATGAAGCGGTACTTCGCCTGCTGGCGCTCTTCGCCGCTCGAGCCGGACGGCA includes these proteins:
- a CDS encoding exodeoxyribonuclease III produces the protein MMRVITANLNGIRSAAKKGFFEWLGEQNADCVCVQEIKVSADDLPAEFVEPHGFKSYFHHAEKKGYSGAGVYSRREPDDVIIGFGSSEFDAEGRYVEARYGKLSVVSVYVPSGSSGEERQQAKYRFMDEFMPHLAALKKKREVILCGDVNIVHKEIDIKNWKSNQKNSGCLPEEREWLTKLFDDVGYVDVFRTLDPRAEQYTWWSNRGQAYAKNVGWRIDYQIATPGVAGTAKSTSIFKDIKFSDHAPLTIDYDYKK